The nucleotide window TACTATAAACAAAGCAGGGCGCTTAAGGTTAAACAACAAAAAACGGCGGTACAATTGCTGAAAACGGGTGCTTTGTTCGCTGTTGGGGTCTTTGCGTTTTACTTTTAAGAAATACACACACAACATCGGAATCATAGTAATGGCAAGCACCCACGAGCTGAGCAAGGCAATGCTTACTACCTTAAACAAAGAAGAAGTAAATTCGCCCACGTTAGACTTTGCCAAAAATATCGGCAGAAATGCCGCCGAAGTAGTAAGCGATGAAGTAAGCAACGACACCTTCAACTCTTTAGCCGAAGCCAGCGCTGCATCCATAGGTTTTTCGCCCTGTTCCATCCGCACCATAATCGATTCCGACATCACAATGGCATTGTCTACCAACATTCCCAGGGCAATCACCAGCGAAGCAAGCGATACCTGGTCGAGCCCAATGCCCATCAACGACATAAGTAACAAACTCAACATCATAGTCATAGGAATCAAACTTGCCACAATAAACCCAGTTTTGAAGCCCAAAAACAACAACATCACCGCCAACACAATTGCCACACTTTGTAGTAGGTTATTCACAAAATCATTTACCTTATTGTCTACAATCGTATGCTGGTAAGCAATGGTACTAAAGTCTATTCCGTGGGGGTATTGTTGCTGCAAGCGCGCCATTGTTTGCTCTACATCTTTGCCCAAATCTATAATATTGCCGCCTTCTATCAGCGAAACCGCCAAGGCAAGCCCCTTCGTGCCATTCACTTTCATTTTAGAGCGCGCCGGATCTATATAACCCCTGTACACATGGGCAATGTCTCCCAAATAAATCCCTTCATTGGTTTTAGGCAAAGTAATCACTGTTTTCCTGAGGTCTTCTATAGACTCAAAATTGCCCGAAGGCTCCAGCAAAATACGCTCGTTGTTTACTGTAATCTCCCCGCCTGGAATAATGATATTACGTGAGGCAAGGTTTTGCTGCAATATATAAGTACTCAACCCCAGCTCAGCCAAACGAGTATTGTTGTACTCCACAAAAATACGTTCCTCTTGTGCTCCAAAAATTTCTACCTTCGAAGCATTGGGCAAGCGCAACAACTCATCGCGTACCTCATCTGCCACCTTTTTCATTTCGGCATAATCAAAACCCTCGCCCGTAATGCCCAGAATAATGCCAAATACATCGCCATATTCATCGTTTACCAACGGCCCCCTGATGTTGTCGGGCAATTCGCCACTTGCTACCGCTTTGTTTACCTTTCGGCGAAGTTTGTCCCAGATAGGGCGCAGCTTTTTTTCACTTTCTTTGATATTTACCTTAATAATAGATACCCCAGGTTTAGAGGTACTTTCTACAAAGTTGAGTTCAGGGATTTCCTGAATTACCTTTTCTAACTTGTCCGATACCAGCATTTCTACCCGTTCGGGGCTTGCCCCCGGAAACACCGTCACAATACTTGCCACCCTTACAATAAAACCAGGGTCTTCGGCGCGGGGCATTTTGGTAAAAGTACTAAAGCCCGCCAGTAAAATCACCAGCAAAATTACAATCGTAATCCGGCTGTTTTTTATAGATAATTCTGTTATGTTCATAATTTTAGTTTTAATAGTCCAAAGTTGGGAGTCGGTAGTCCATTGTGACTATGCGAGACTAAGGAGTCGAACGTAGTTAAATTATAGTTTGTATTTTCTCATATTTGCAAATTTGTATAATTTACCACAAGTAGTGCAAGCTAAAGCTAAGGGCTATAAAGCCCCCAACTACCGACTACCGACTTAACCTCACCTTTTGCCCATCTTTAAGCTTACTCACCCCAGCCGTTACCACTAACTCACTCTCTTTGAGTCCCTGCATAATTTCGATACCTTCTTCGGTCAAATCTCCTACTTTCACTACCTGTTTTACTACTTTACTACTTTCTCCTTTGACATCTTTTACCGTAAACACATAACGTTTGCCCTGCACATCTTGCCTTACCGCAATGGCGGGCACCAACATTTTAGGCGTGGCAATGCCATAGTCAAAAACAAACGTTACATTACAAGTCATACTTGGGCGCATGTTTTGGTCAGGGTTCAAAATCTTCACCGTTACCGGGTAAGTAGTTTTGCCGCGCGAAGCCGTAAAAGCCACCTCATGTACAATGCCCTTATACAACGTTTGGGGCTGTGCCGAAAACCTCATCTGCACCGTATCACCACTTTTTACCTTGGCAATAAACACCTCTGGAATGTCTACCTTTACCTCCAGCTCTTTGCCTGAGTCCAGCTGTACTATAGGTCTGCCTGGCGACACATTTTCGTTGGTTTCTACCAATACCTCTGCCACCACCCCATCGCGTGGCGCCACTATTTTGGTATAATTGATTTGAGATTGCGCCAAAGCAATTTTCTTTTTGATAGAGTTTACCGTGGCTTTCGCCGATTCATACCCCGTTTTTGCTTTTTCATAATCGCTCAGCGACGCATTGTTGTTTTCGTACAACTGGCGTAAGCGGTTATAAGACGATTGGGCATTTTGCCTTTGAGCCTCTACATTGCGCAACGACGCCTTGGCATCTTCGTATTGCAGCACATAATCTGCTGCATCTACCGAAGCAATCAACTGCCCCGCCTTTACTTGCTGCCCTACCTTTACATTGAGCACCTGAATGGTACCCGATACTTTAAAACTCAGGCGGGTTTCGGTGCTGGCACGCGCCACCCCCGAAAAGGTACGGCTACTCTTGCCCCCCGATTTGTGTACTTGTTGGTAACGTACCGGGCGAATGACCTCTTTCTTGGTTGTTTTTTTGCTGCCACAAGCCGCCACAAACAAGGCGAGCGTAAACAGTGTG belongs to Microscilla marina ATCC 23134 and includes:
- a CDS encoding efflux RND transporter permease subunit; this translates as MNITELSIKNSRITIVILLVILLAGFSTFTKMPRAEDPGFIVRVASIVTVFPGASPERVEMLVSDKLEKVIQEIPELNFVESTSKPGVSIIKVNIKESEKKLRPIWDKLRRKVNKAVASGELPDNIRGPLVNDEYGDVFGIILGITGEGFDYAEMKKVADEVRDELLRLPNASKVEIFGAQEERIFVEYNNTRLAELGLSTYILQQNLASRNIIIPGGEITVNNERILLEPSGNFESIEDLRKTVITLPKTNEGIYLGDIAHVYRGYIDPARSKMKVNGTKGLALAVSLIEGGNIIDLGKDVEQTMARLQQQYPHGIDFSTIAYQHTIVDNKVNDFVNNLLQSVAIVLAVMLLFLGFKTGFIVASLIPMTMMLSLLLMSLMGIGLDQVSLASLVIALGMLVDNAIVMSESIMVRMEQGEKPMDAALASAKELKVSLLTSSLTTSAAFLPIFLAKSNVGEFTSSLFKVVSIALLSSWVLAITMIPMLCVYFLKVKRKDPNSEQSTRFQQLYRRFLLFNLKRPALFIVTLTIVFLGSMATFKYVPKIFFPPSDRNLVTVQLEMPVGTAIDKTEAVVDQLEKYMKDSLQVNAQRKEGVENWGAWIGEGAPKYALNYNPETRSSEVAYLLVNTTSGNNTREISDKIDAFCFAHFPDLKVKANPINMGPPVRDPVEVRISGKDPKKIFKIVDAVKAKIASVNGTRNISDNWGGRTKKLVVKVNQARARMAGVTSQDIAISLQTELSGFNTSEFREGDQTIPITMRTVASDRQDLSKLENLSVYAQRSGQTVPLKQVADLVLEWQPSKIIRRNRFKTVSVTAALEGGFTAKGVVGELVPWLKAQQKTWDLGYYFEIGGAPEKSDIANKSITEQLPIAGFIILILLVGQFNSIRKTAIILIAIPLGLVGVVLGLLGAGSYFGFMTLLGVISLAGIVINNAIVLLDRIQLEINELGKPPQEAIIAAAQQRFRPILLTTATTVLGLLPLWFGGGLMWEPMAIAIIFGLLFATVLTLVFVPVMYRVLFRVSYKGF
- a CDS encoding efflux RND transporter periplasmic adaptor subunit produces the protein MKTTYITLFTLALFVAACGSKKTTKKEVIRPVRYQQVHKSGGKSSRTFSGVARASTETRLSFKVSGTIQVLNVKVGQQVKAGQLIASVDAADYVLQYEDAKASLRNVEAQRQNAQSSYNRLRQLYENNNASLSDYEKAKTGYESAKATVNSIKKKIALAQSQINYTKIVAPRDGVVAEVLVETNENVSPGRPIVQLDSGKELEVKVDIPEVFIAKVKSGDTVQMRFSAQPQTLYKGIVHEVAFTASRGKTTYPVTVKILNPDQNMRPSMTCNVTFVFDYGIATPKMLVPAIAVRQDVQGKRYVFTVKDVKGESSKVVKQVVKVGDLTEEGIEIMQGLKESELVVTAGVSKLKDGQKVRLSR